The Atlantibacter hermannii genomic interval TGGTTCTGGATCACCTCACGGTTGATGGGGTCCACCGCGCCAAAGGGTTCATCCATCAGCAGTACCGGCGGATCGGCCGCAAGGGCACGGATAACCCCGATACGCTGCTGTTGCCCGCCAGACATCTCCTTCGGATAGCGGTGCAGGTATTTTTTCGGGTCGAGCGCCACCATATCCATCAGTTCCGCCGCCCGCGCCTGGTACCGGGCTTTATCCCAGCCCAGCATCCGGGGCACTACGGTAATATTCTCTTCAATGGTCATATTCGGGAACAGACCGATTTGCTGAATCACGTAGCCGATATTGCGGCGCAGCGTAACCGTATCCATCTCACTGGTGTTTTTACCGTTAATGAGAATGTTGCCGCTGCTGGGGGCGATAAGCCGGTTAATCATCTTTAACGTCGTGGTCTTGCCGCAACCGGAAGGGCCCAGCAATACGCACATTTCGCCTTCCGGCACGTTCAGGTTGACGTTATCCACGGCCTTAATGGTTTGGCCATTTTTCTGGGTAAATTGTTTGGTCAGGTTTTCCAGTTTTATCATTATCGTATCCCCTTCGGAGTCAGCATCACCTGTAAACGGTGCAGCATCCAGTCAAGTACAATGGCCAGCAAACAAATCATGACGGCGCCAGCAATCAGCATGCGAATATCGCTGCCGCCGATGCCGTTCAGCAGCAACAGACCAAGCCCGCCTGCGCCAATCACCGCCGCAATCGCCATAACGCCAATATTCATCACCACTGCGGTGCGAATGCCGCCGAAAATCACCGGCAGCGCGATGGGGATTTCTACCCAGCGCAGGCGCTGCCAGAACGTCATGCCGATGCCGCGTCCCGCTTCGCGCAGACCCGGCGGCAGGCTTTCCAGCGCCGTATGGGTATTGCGAACAATCGGCAGCAGGGAATAGAGGAATACCGCTGTCACGGCAGGCAACGCGCCAATCCCCTGACCAATCATCGAAAACAGAGGGATCATCAGGCCGAACAGCGCGATAGACGGGATGGTCAGCACCACCGTCGCGATGCCCCAGCACCGGCGTCGCCAGCCATTTATGGCGCACGATCAGCACCCCAAGCGGAACGCCAATCACAATCGCCATGCCCACGGCTAACGCCACCAGCCACAGGTGCTGAAGGGTGAGTCCGCCGATGTACCCGGCGTTATCCATCATGTAATGAATCGTGTCCATCGAAGGGTCTCCTTAAAGCAGCTTGTGCTGTTGAAGAAATTCACGCGCGACCTTTTGGGGCGACTCATGATCGATATCCACCCGGGCATTCAGCGTGGCGATGACATCATTATTCAGCAGTCCCGACAGGGTGTTGAGCGCCTCGTCCAGGCCCGGATTGGCGTCGAGGATCGGTTTGCGCACCACTGGTGTGACCGCATAGCTCGGGAAGAACCCTTTATCATCTTCCAGCACTTTGAGATCGAAGCCTTTCACCCGCCCGTCGGTGGTGTACACCAGCCCGGCGTCCACAAACCCATCGCGAATGGCGTTATACACCAGCCCCGGGTCCATCTGGCGGATTTGCGGGCGGTCGAGACGCATGTTGTAAGCTTTCTGCAGAGGTTTTATGCCGTCGCTGCGTCCGGAGAATTCCAGGTCAAGGCCCAGCAGCCAGTTGTTTTTCGGGTCATGCTGGCGCAGGTAATCCATTCTTTCCACCATCTGCGACAGGGTGGTGATGTTCTCTTTTTCCGCCCGTTCGCGCTGCATCGCGAAGGCATAAGTGTTGTTCATGTCAGCCGGGTTCAGCCACACCAGCCCGAGTTTGGCGTCCAGGCGTTTCACGGTGTCGTAAGACTCCTGCGGCGTCATTCGCTTATCAATTTTGTTAAAGATAATCAGCGAGGTGCCGGTGTATTCCCAGGTGATATCGATTTGGTTATTGACCATCGCATTGCGGGAAATAACGGCGGCAATATTGGTTTTCGGCTGCACCGGGAAACCCTTCTTTTGCAGGTACAGAACCGTCAGGGCAGAGAGGATATGTTGCTCGGTAAATCCTTTGGTTGCGAGGACGATGGGGGCAGCCTGGGCAACGTTCGCGAAAAGCGCCAGCCCCGTTACGGCGGCCAGCAGGCGGGAAAACAGTCTCATGGTTCGCTCCTTATTATTATTATCAGGCAGTGTGCGGGCTCATCAGGCGGCCCAGACCGGCCAGCGCTAAATCCAGAATCATGGCAAACAGCGCCGTGGCAGCCGCGCCGAGGATCAAAGTGGGGAAGTCATTCAGATAGATGCCGGGGAAAATCAGTTCGCCATAGCTGCTGGCGCCAATGAGAAACGCCAGCGGGGCGGTTCCGACGTTGATCGCCGTGGCGATACGGATACCTGACAGCATGACTGGCCAGGCGTTGGGTAGCTCAACCTGACGTAACCGCTGCCAGCGGGTCATGCCGATACCTTTGGCCGCTTCAATCAGCGAGCCCGGTACGGAACACAACCCGGCGTAGGTATTACGGACAATCGGCAACAGAGACGCGAGGAATAAGGCGAATATCGCCGGACGATCGCCGATACCGATAATCACCATTGCCAGCGCCAGCACTGCCAGAGGCGGTAAGGTATTGCCAACGTTGAAAATTTGCATCACGTATTCCGCGAAACGGCGGGCGGCGGGGCGGCTCAATAAAATACCGCTGGGAATACCGACCAACAGCGCCAGCGCCATTGAACTGAATACCAGTTTCAGATGCTGTTGCCCGAGGTAGATCAAGTCCACCCGACGTTCTTTAACCGTATCCAGACCGACGCCCCAGACGATCAAACCTGTCACCAAAATGAGCGCAAGCAGCGCCAGCACTGCGCGCAGTGCAAGTTGTCTATACATTGCTGTGTGTCTCCCTGAGCACGCGTTATAGAATTGTTATGCCTTGTGTTGGCAGGGTGTTAAGAGCTATAGCAACGGGACGGGAATGATTCCAGTTTGTTAATCATTAACCTGGTAATGATTCATCGACCAAATCATTAATTTGGCCTTATAACGTCTGAAAAAAAGGCGGGTATAAAGAATTATCTTAAAGTCCGTAAATGGTAAGTGACGTTGTCACTAATAGAATGCTGGTTTCATCGGCGAAAAGTGGCTTGCGGTGTTCGGCAAATTTACAAAAGCAGGTTTACAAAACGTGAGTAAACGGTTTGTTAAGTAATAAAAAATTCCTTTCCATGATTATAAGAATACAGGGCGAGACACTTTATAAGTCACTATTTATGAAAGAAAATAATGCTCTTCATGGTGCTGTTGCTACGCATGGTGATCAGACCTGTTTTATTTATATGTGACATCATTCACGCAGGTGGAATAAAATATTCCTTACACTGAGTCATTCTTTGAAAAATATGAGGCCGCTATGAGCATCGATTTACGCCAACTACTCACCGAACGCCGCAATCCCGCCAGCGAGAATATCGACACCCTGTCGACACTGGAGATGCTGACGGTCATGAACGATGAGGATTGCCGGGTTCCGCTTGCGATCACACCTTATCTCCCGCAGATCGCAAAGCTGGTGGACCGCGTCGCGCAGGCGTTTGCTGAGGGAGGCCGGTTGATTTATATCGGCGCGGGCACATCAGGGCGGCTCGGCATCCTGGACGCCAGCGAATGCCCGCCGACTTTCGGAACCAGGCCGGAGCAGGTCGTCGGGCTTATCGCTGGCGGGCATAAAGCCATTTTAAGCGCGGTAGAGAATGTGGAAGACAACCGCGAGCAGGGCGAAGCGGATTTGAAAGCGATTAACTTTAGCGCCAAAGATGTGCTGGTGGGCCTTGCCGCGAGTGGCAGAACGCCGTATGTGCTCGGCGCGATGGCGTGGGCCCGTTCACTGAATGCCTGCGTGGCGGTAGTGAGCTGCAATCCGCAAAGTGAAATGGCGGCGCTGGCGGACATTGCGATTACTCCTGCCGTCGGGCCGGAAGTGGTAACCGGTTCGACACGCCTGAAAGCGGGTACAGCCCAGAAGCTGGTGCTAAATATGATCACCACCGGGGCGATGATCCGCAGCGGCAAGGTCTACAGTAATTTAATGGTCGATGTGGAAGCCACCAACGCCAAACTGATTGAGCGCCAGATTTCGATTGTGATGGATGCGACCGAGTGCGATCGCGCCACCGCCGAGGCCGCGCTGCAACAGTGTCATCGCCACTGTAAAACCGCCATCGTGATGGTGCTGACCGGCCTTGACGCCGCGCAGGCGAAAGCGGTACTGGAAAAAAACAACGGATTTATCCGTCTGGCATTACAACAGGCGTAAAGGAAACCAGCGATGGCCAAAATAACCCGCGAGATGATAGCCCGTATTACCCAGGCCGTGGGCGGCGGAAGCAACGTTGCCCATTGCGGCAACTGTATGACCCGCCTCCGACTTACCCTGCGTGACGATACCCGCGCCGATGTCGCGGCGATTCGCCAGATCCCCGGCGTGCTGGGTGTGATTGAAAGCGATGAACAGTTCCAGATTGTGCTTGGTCCGGGGCACGCCCAGACCGCGGCAGAGATGATGAATCAACATCTGGAAAGCGCCGCGGACGATGCGCCGGGCGCGGCGGCGGCACCCGCCAGCGACGCCACGCTTGATGAGATTGCCGCCCGGAAAAAACAGCAGTTGAAAGGTAAGCAAACCAGCGGCGTGCAAAAGTTTCTGGCGAAATTCGCCACTATCTTTACGCCCCTTATCCCGGGCTTTATCGCCGTCGGTTTGCTGCTGGGCTTCGCGACGCTTGCCGAGCAAATTTTTGTGCTGGGTAAGGCCTCGCCAAACAGCGTGCTGGTGGAAATCATCAGTTATATGAAGGTGTTCAGTAAAGGGATGTTCACCTTTCTGAGTATTCTCATCGGTTACAACGCGCAGAAAGCGTTCGGCGGTTCCGGCGTTAATGGCGCGATCATCGCCGCCCTGTTTGTGCTGGGGTATAACCCCGACGCCACAACTGGGTTCTATTCCGGCATCTCTTCCTTTTTCGGCCATACCATCGATCCGCGCGGCAATATTATCGGCGTGCTGATTGCCGCCATTCTCGGCGCGTGGGTGGAAAAGCGCGTGCGCAGCATCATGCCAGCCAATCTGGATATGATCCTGACCTCCGCCGTTACGCTGCTGATTATGGGCGCGGTGACGTTTATCGCGATCATGCCGGTGGGCGGATATCTGTTCAACGGAATGTCATGGCTGTTCCTGCACCTGAACGGCAACCCCTTTGGGTCGGCGGTGCTGGCGGGGCTGTTCTTACTGGCGGTAATGTTTGGCGTACACCAGGGGTTTGTTCCGGTCTATTTTGCCTTAATGGATGCGCAGGGCTTCAACTCGCTGTTCACCATTCTCGCGATGGCAGGCGGCGGCCAGGTGGGCGCGGCGCTGGCGCTTTACGCCCGCGCAAACAAAGAGGCGCTGCTGCGTACCCAAATCAAAGGGGCGATTATTCCCGGCATCCTGGGCATTGGCGAACCGCTGATTTACGGCGTGACGCTGCCGCGGGTGAAGCCTTTTATCACTGCCTGCCTGGGCGGCGCATGCGGCGGCTTCTTTATTGGCCTGGTGGCCTGGCTCGGGTTGCCGGTGGGGCTGAATACCGTATTTGGTCCGTCGGGTCTGGTGGCGCTGCCATTAATGACATCGAATAGCGGGATTTATGCCGGGATGGCGGTTTACGCGGCGGGATTAGCGGTTGCCTATCTGTCAGGGTTTATCCTGACGTGGTTGTTTGGCAGTAAGAATGTCGATCTGAGTTAAGCGGATGCCTCCGGCGGTGTGCCGGAGGGTCATCTTATTGCGGCTCGCTTTGCGACCCGTCCTGCCCGGCGGCAGCGCTGCCTGACGCGTTGCCGCTGCTGGTGCGGGTATAGAGGATTTTATGCGTGTCGTTCGCGCAGTGACCGACCACTTGCGCGTCCATTTGATCCACCTGATCGCCAGGCACAATGGTTAAGCTAAAACTGGTTTCCGAAACGCCATTATTGATGATGCGCTGTTGGATATCCGCTTTGACCCGTTCACAGGATTCCGGCGCGGCCAGCGCTGGCGCGGCGGCAAACGCCAGCAGACAGACAACCGGCAAGGCTAAACGCTTCATATCAGTCTCCTTTGGGGTGTGCTCAGGTCTAAGCATAGCATTCATAGTGTAAATCTCTGTATTTGCTTATATCATGAATGCTGATTTCAGACGGGAGGAAGCCCACGCGTGAAGCCACAGATTTTTATCATAGCGTTAACGGCAGCACTGAGCGGCTGTGACGATCCCCAGGGGCCCATTGCCTACACACCTGAAATGGCAAGTTTTTCAAATGAATTTGACTTTGACCCGCTGCGTGGGCCGGTTAAAGATTTCAGCCAGACATTACTGAATGACCATGGCGAAGTGACCCGCCGGGTAAGTGGCACGATGTCGAAAGAAGGGTGTTTTGATACGCTGGAGTTTCACGATCTCGATGCCAATACCGGGGCGGCGCTGGTGCTCGATGCCAATTACTATCTGGAAGCTGGCTCGCAGGAAAAACGGGTGAAACTGCAGGGAAAATGCCAGCTGGCGGAACTTCCGGCTATCGGCTTACAGTACGAAACCGACGATAACGGCTTTGTGGTGGCGGCGCGGGGGAAAGAGGCCTCGGTGGAATATCGCTACGACGAGGAAGGCTATCCGCTGGGCAAGAAAACCCAGGCTAAAGCATCCACGCTGGACGTCAAAGCCACCACTACCGGGGATAAACGTAAAAAACTCAATTACCAGTCGGTCAGCCTGCTGGATAACAAAGCCATTTCCCATGCCACGCAGGTCTGCAAATACGACGACTATTTCAATCCGGTGAGTTGCACCCTGGACGTGACGGACGAGAGCGCCACGCCACCGACGGTGCACCATTTCACCATCAAAAACACCATTGAATATTACTAACCCGCGGGCCTGCCGCGGGTAGCGCCGTTACTGCGCGGTGGGCTTTAAAATATTGCCCTGGGTTTTGTGTTCCGCCAGATATTGATGCTGGAAAATGCACATGCGGATGGTGTTGCGGTACTCGCCGTTAATAAAGAATTCATGAACCAGCTCGCCCTCAACCGTGAACCCAAGCTTACGGTAGATGTGGATGGCTTTAACGTTTTCTTTATCGACAATCAGGTAGAGCTTGTACAGGTTGAGTACGGTAAAACCGTAGTCCATCGCCAGTTTGGCGGCGCGGGACGCCAGCCCTTTACCCTGATGCTCCGGAGAAATAATGATCTGGAACTCGGCGCGGCGATGGACGTGGTTAATTTCCACCAGTTCCACAAGGCCGGCTTTATCGCCATCGCACTCCACCACAAAGCGGCGTTCGCTCTGGTCGTGAATGTGTTTATCGTACAGATCGGAGAGTTCGACAAACGCCTCATAGGGTTCTTCAAACCAGTAACGCATTACGCTGGCGTTGTTATCTAACTGATGGACGAAGCGCAAATCTTCACGCTCAAGCGGACGAAGTTTAACGTTGAGATCGCTGGGCATGGTAAATCCTTTTTATGCTGGTGAAACAAGGGCTCCTGCGGGAGCCCTGGGTCTTACGGTGTAATCTGGCGGCCTGTTCGACGATCCAGGCAGCGAAGGGTATTCGGTTCCCAGTAAGCGTTCACATTGGCGCTTTGCTGACATTTGTCCTGGGCGTCAAAGGCGACGTCCGCTTTATCCCACTCTTTTTCTGCACGCTTGTTAATTTTCTGGCGCAGCGAACGGGTGTCATTCCATTGCTCTTTATCCATCGCCGCATTCTGGCGAGATTGCGCGCTGTCGCCGGATTCGATGATCAGTCGATCGGTCTGCGCATGGAGCGGCGAAGCGATGGCAAACACACCAGCCAGCAACATCATAACTGCAGATTTGCCAAGGAGGGTTTTCATCATGGTTTCCTTTAAGGTTAAACAGTACGTATCGGTCGCCCGACGCTTTTATTATACCATTGCCGGGTCACAGAGCAGCACCCTTGAACAGATTATCAGGAATTAACTTCAACATGATTAAAACAACGTTGCTGTTTTTTGCCACCGCGCTGGCTGAAATCGTCGGCTGTTTTTTGCCGTGGCTGTGGTTACGGCGCGGGGCATCGGCATGGTTGTTATTGCCCGCCGGGCTTTCACTGGCGCTTTTCGTCTGGTTGTTAACCCTCCATCCCGCCGCGAGCGGGCGCGTCTATGCGGCCTATGGCGGCGTCTACGTCATGACAGCACTTCTCTGGCTACGGGTCGTGGACGGCATAAAACTCAGTTTATCCGACTGGCTCGGCGCAGGGATCGCCCTGTGCGGCATGTTGATCATCGTTGCTGGCTGGGGCCGCACCTAACTTAAATCCTCTCAAAACTGATGAAAATTTATGCAATCCGCGCGGTTGTTTGTGATTGCATTCATGTTTCTGTGAACTTCATACTTGTATGGTAGTAGCTCGGTTGCGTAAATTGAACGCAACTTAATACATGCCGTTCACGTTGTAAGGAAAAAACATGAAAATCGTCAGTGCTGAAGTTTTCGTGACCTGTCCGGGTCGCAACTTTGTCACCTTAAAAATCACCACCGACAGCGGATTAACCGGGTTAGGGGACGCCACGCTCAATGGCCGCGAACTTTCCGTGGCGTCATACCTGAAAGATCATCTGTGCCCTCAACTGATTGGCCGCGATGCGCATCGCATCGAGGATATCTGGCAGTTCTTCTATAAAGGCGCGTACTGGCGTCGCGGCCCGGTCACCATGTCCGCCATTTCCGCCATCGATATGGCGCTGTGGGATATCAAAGCCAAAGCCGCCAACATGCCGCTGTATCAACTGCTCGGCGGCGCGTCCCGTGAAGGGGTGATGGTGTATTGCCACACCACGGGCCACAGCATCGACGAAGTCCTGGACGATTATGCGCGCCATAAAGAGATGGGCTTTAAAGCCATTCGCGTGCAGTGCGGCGTGCCGGGCATGAAAACCACTTACGGCATGGCGAAGGGCAAAGGGCTGGCGTATGAACCGGCCACGAAAGGCGACTGGCCTGAAGAGCAGTTGTGGTCAACGGAAAAATACCTCGATTTCACGCCGAAACTGTTTGAAGCGGTGCGCAATAAGTTTGGTTTTCATGAACACCTGCTGCACGACATGCATCACCGCCTGACGCCGATTGAAGCGGCGCGTTTTGGTAAGAGCATTGAAGAACACCGCCTGTTCTGGATGGAAGATCCGACACCTGCGGAAAACCAGGAGTGCTTCCGTCTGATCCGCCAGCACACCGTGACGCCGATTGCCGTTGGCGAAGTTTTTAACAGCATCTGGGATTGCAAACAGCTGATTGAAGAACAACTGATCGATTATATCCGCACCACCATCACCCACGCGGGCGGCATTAGCGGTATGCGCCGTATCGCCGATTTCGCGTCCCTGTATCAGGTACGTACCGGTTCCCACGGTCCGTCGGATCTGTCGCCGGTTTGTATGGCGGCGGCGCTGCATTTCGATCTCTGGGTACCGAATTTTGGGGTACAGGAATACATGGGTTATTCCGAACAAATGCTGGAAGTCTTCCCGCATAACTGGACCTTCGACAATGGCTATATGCATCCGGGCGATAAGCCAGGTCTGGGCATCGAATTCGATGAAAAACTGGCGGCGAAATATCCCTACGAACCGGCTTATTTACCGGTAGCGCGTCTGGAAGACGGCACGCTGTGGAACTGGTGATCCGCACCTTATTTGACCCATGCTCGATTATGGAGAGCAGTCATGAAATTTATTAACGACAGTTTTATGATTAATAATGAACCCGGGCGCAAATTGTACCGCGAATATGCAAAAGCGCTGCCGGTTATCGATTACCATTGCCACCTGGACGCCAGAGAGATTTATGAAAATAAATCCTTCACGGATATTACCCAGTTATGGCTGGCCGGGGATCATTACAAATGGCGCGCAATGCGCGCCAACGGCGTCAGCGAAGATAAAATCACCGGCAATGCCTCCTCTGAAGAGAAATTCCAGGCGTGGGCAGAAACGGTGGAGTCCTGTTTTGGCAACCCGCTGTATCACTGGACGCACCTGGAGCTGCAATATTATTTCGGGATTGAAGATAACCTGGACACCACCAACTGGCGCGATATTATGTCCGCCTGCAATCGGCTGTTATCTCAGGATGATTTCAAACCCCGTGCGTTGATTACCCGCTCAAATGTTGACGTTATTTGCACCACCGATTCGCCGCTGGATTCGCTGGAATATCATCGCTTATTACGCGACGACGCGGATTTTACTACCCAGGTTCTGCCCACGTTTCGTCCGGATGATATTTTCGAAGAAAATCCGCAGCAGTTTGGCCTGTTTATCGAAAAACTCTCGGCGCTTACCGGCGTTAAAATAGTTCGTTTCGCCGATTTGTCTCAGGCAATGGAACAGCGAATTGAATATTTCCACGCGTCAGGATGCCGTATTTCCGATCACGGTCCGGTGGCAATTCATTATCAGCCCGCCACTGCGCAGGAAATCGAGAACGTATTTGCCAAAAAATGCGCGGGCGAAACGTTAACGCCAACTGAGCATACGGCATTAATTAGCGCCATATTCGTCATGCTGGCGGGGCACTATAAAAAGCGCCAGTGGTCGATGCAGATTCATTTCGGGGCGATCCGCAGTAATAACAGCCTGATGAAAGAGAAAATCGGCATTAATACCGGGTTTGATTCCATTGCCGATCAATGTCATCTGGCGCAAGGGTTAAACGGTTTGCTGGATGCGATGGCGCGAAATAACGCGTTGCCCAAAACCATTCTGTATAACCTGAACCCGATTTATAACGATATTGTCGCCACGACTATCGCCAATTTCCAGTCTGCTGATGACGGCGTGAAATCACCGATCCAGTTTGGCTCCGGCTGGTGGTTCAACGATACGCGCCGGGGGATGGAAAACCAACTTAACTCTCTGGCGGACCAGGGGGTGCTGATGAATTTCATCGGCATGTTGACCGATTCCCGCAGCTTTATTTCCTATACGCGTCACGACTATTTCCGCCGTATTTTATGTAATCTCATCGGCGGATGGGTTGAGCGTGGGGAAGTGCCGGATAATCCACAAATATTATCAAAACTAATAACAAATATTTGTCACGACAACGCTAAAAATTACTTCCGATTCTAATATCTCTGACCCTATTGAGGAGAGACCATGTCTCAGACCAAAAGAAAAATCACCATACCCGTCAGTATCGGATATGGCGTAACCGATATTATGGGTGGCGGCGCATTTACCGTCATTGGCGCCTGGCTGCTTTTTTTCTACACCACTTTTGTGGGCTTATCTCCGGTAGAAGCCGCGTCAATTGTTGCTATTGCGCGAATAGTGGATGCCATTGTCAGCTTATTTATGGGCAGTTTTACTGACCATTTCTATAAAAACTATTTAGGCAAAAAATTTGGCCGCCGCCGTTTCTTCTTATTAATCGGCGCGCCGTTAATGCTGGTCTATGCCTTGTTATGGTTAGACGGTATGACGTGGGGCTTTTATCTCGCGGTCTACCTGGCGTTTGAAATTATCGCCGCCATGGTGCTTATTCCCTGGGAAACGCTGCCGTCAGAAATGACCAAAGAGTTTAACTCGCGCACCAAAATGTCTACCTGCCGCATGTTCTTTTCGGCGACCGGGACCTTTCTGGCCACCTTTATTCCTGGCCTGCTGATTGGTTTCTTCGGGGAACATAACGCCAATGCTTATCTGATTAATGGCGTGGTCTTTGCCGTGCTGTTTATGGTGTGCGTCTTTATCTCCTGGAAAGTGACCTGGGAGCGCGATCTCACCCCGGAAATGCTGGCGGAACTGGAACGCCCGAGTGAAGCAAAAACCTTCCGGGAAAAACTGGCGATGCTGGGGAATCTGTTTAAAGACTACGGTTCAACCCTGAAAGTCCGTGCTTTCCGTAAACATCTGGCGATCTATTTGTTCTCCTTTACCGCGAAAGATGTTTATAACACCGTGTTTGTCTTCTTCTGCGTGTATTGCCTCCATGTGTCGTCGTCGCTTGCCGGTACGCTGCTTTCTATGAGTATTGTCGGGTTGCCGGTGACCTTGCTGGCGGGCATGGCGATCATTAAATACGGTCCGTCG includes:
- the proV_1 gene encoding ABC transporter ATP/GTP-binding protein yields the protein MIKLENLTKQFTQKNGQTIKAVDNVNLNVPEGEMCVLLGPSGCGKTTTLKMINRLIAPSSGNILINGKNTSEMDTVTLRRNIGYVIQQIGLFPNMTIEENITVVPRMLGWDKARYQARAAELMDMVALDPKKYLHRYPKEMSGGQQQRIGVIRALAADPPVLLMDEPFGAVDPINREVIQNQFLEMQRKLKKTVMLVSHDIDEALKLGDRIAVFRQGRIVQCASPDELLAKPANEFIGSFVGQDRTLKRLLLVQAGDVTDQQPTITVQASTPLSEAFAIMDDNDQRSVTVVDSESRPIGFVKRREARGASGVCSDLLHPFRITGKAEDNLRVVLSRLYEHNHGMDADC
- the yehW_2 gene encoding ABC transporter membrane protein; the encoded protein is MVLTIPSIALFGLMIPLFSMIGQGIGALPAVTAVFLYSLLPIVRNTHTALESLPPGLREAGRGIGMTFWQRLRWVEIPIALPVIFGGIRTAVVMNIGVMAIAAVIGAGGLGLLLLNGIGGSDIRMLIAGAVMICLLAIVLDWMLHRLQVMLTPKGIR
- the opuCC_2 gene encoding ABC transporter substrate-binding protein, with the protein product MRLFSRLLAAVTGLALFANVAQAAPIVLATKGFTEQHILSALTVLYLQKKGFPVQPKTNIAAVISRNAMVNNQIDITWEYTGTSLIIFNKIDKRMTPQESYDTVKRLDAKLGLVWLNPADMNNTYAFAMQRERAEKENITTLSQMVERMDYLRQHDPKNNWLLGLDLEFSGRSDGIKPLQKAYNMRLDRPQIRQMDPGLVYNAIRDGFVDAGLVYTTDGRVKGFDLKVLEDDKGFFPSYAVTPVVRKPILDANPGLDEALNTLSGLLNNDVIATLNARVDIDHESPQKVAREFLQQHKLL
- the yehW_3 gene encoding ABC transporter membrane protein — translated: MYRQLALRAVLALLALILVTGLIVWGVGLDTVKERRVDLIYLGQQHLKLVFSSMALALLVGIPSGILLSRPAARRFAEYVMQIFNVGNTLPPLAVLALAMVIIGIGDRPAIFALFLASLLPIVRNTYAGLCSVPGSLIEAAKGIGMTRWQRLRQVELPNAWPVMLSGIRIATAINVGTAPLAFLIGASSYGELIFPGIYLNDFPTLILGAAATALFAMILDLALAGLGRLMSPHTA
- the murQ gene encoding N-acetylmuramic acid 6-phosphate etherase; amino-acid sequence: MSIDLRQLLTERRNPASENIDTLSTLEMLTVMNDEDCRVPLAITPYLPQIAKLVDRVAQAFAEGGRLIYIGAGTSGRLGILDASECPPTFGTRPEQVVGLIAGGHKAILSAVENVEDNREQGEADLKAINFSAKDVLVGLAASGRTPYVLGAMAWARSLNACVAVVSCNPQSEMAALADIAITPAVGPEVVTGSTRLKAGTAQKLVLNMITTGAMIRSGKVYSNLMVDVEATNAKLIERQISIVMDATECDRATAEAALQQCHRHCKTAIVMVLTGLDAAQAKAVLEKNNGFIRLALQQA
- the murP gene encoding N-acetylmuramic acid-specific PTS system EIIBC component; this encodes MAKITREMIARITQAVGGGSNVAHCGNCMTRLRLTLRDDTRADVAAIRQIPGVLGVIESDEQFQIVLGPGHAQTAAEMMNQHLESAADDAPGAAAAPASDATLDEIAARKKQQLKGKQTSGVQKFLAKFATIFTPLIPGFIAVGLLLGFATLAEQIFVLGKASPNSVLVEIISYMKVFSKGMFTFLSILIGYNAQKAFGGSGVNGAIIAALFVLGYNPDATTGFYSGISSFFGHTIDPRGNIIGVLIAAILGAWVEKRVRSIMPANLDMILTSAVTLLIMGAVTFIAIMPVGGYLFNGMSWLFLHLNGNPFGSAVLAGLFLLAVMFGVHQGFVPVYFALMDAQGFNSLFTILAMAGGGQVGAALALYARANKEALLRTQIKGAIIPGILGIGEPLIYGVTLPRVKPFITACLGGACGGFFIGLVAWLGLPVGLNTVFGPSGLVALPLMTSNSGIYAGMAVYAAGLAVAYLSGFILTWLFGSKNVDLS
- the ynfD gene encoding protein, which translates into the protein MKRLALPVVCLLAFAAAPALAAPESCERVKADIQQRIINNGVSETSFSLTIVPGDQVDQMDAQVVGHCANDTHKILYTRTSSGNASGSAAAGQDGSQSEPQ
- a CDS encoding lipoprotein, with amino-acid sequence MKPQIFIIALTAALSGCDDPQGPIAYTPEMASFSNEFDFDPLRGPVKDFSQTLLNDHGEVTRRVSGTMSKEGCFDTLEFHDLDANTGAALVLDANYYLEAGSQEKRVKLQGKCQLAELPAIGLQYETDDNGFVVAARGKEASVEYRYDEEGYPLGKKTQAKASTLDVKATTTGDKRKKLNYQSVSLLDNKAISHATQVCKYDDYFNPVSCTLDVTDESATPPTVHHFTIKNTIEYY
- the speG gene encoding spermidine N1-acetyltransferase; the protein is MPSDLNVKLRPLEREDLRFVHQLDNNASVMRYWFEEPYEAFVELSDLYDKHIHDQSERRFVVECDGDKAGLVELVEINHVHRRAEFQIIISPEHQGKGLASRAAKLAMDYGFTVLNLYKLYLIVDKENVKAIHIYRKLGFTVEGELVHEFFINGEYRNTIRMCIFQHQYLAEHKTQGNILKPTAQ
- the ynfB gene encoding protein, with amino-acid sequence MKTLLGKSAVMMLLAGVFAIASPLHAQTDRLIIESGDSAQSRQNAAMDKEQWNDTRSLRQKINKRAEKEWDKADVAFDAQDKCQQSANVNAYWEPNTLRCLDRRTGRQITP
- the ynfA gene encoding inner membrane protein, yielding MIKTTLLFFATALAEIVGCFLPWLWLRRGASAWLLLPAGLSLALFVWLLTLHPAASGRVYAAYGGVYVMTALLWLRVVDGIKLSLSDWLGAGIALCGMLIIVAGWGRT
- the rspA gene encoding starvation sensing protein RspA, yielding MKIVSAEVFVTCPGRNFVTLKITTDSGLTGLGDATLNGRELSVASYLKDHLCPQLIGRDAHRIEDIWQFFYKGAYWRRGPVTMSAISAIDMALWDIKAKAANMPLYQLLGGASREGVMVYCHTTGHSIDEVLDDYARHKEMGFKAIRVQCGVPGMKTTYGMAKGKGLAYEPATKGDWPEEQLWSTEKYLDFTPKLFEAVRNKFGFHEHLLHDMHHRLTPIEAARFGKSIEEHRLFWMEDPTPAENQECFRLIRQHTVTPIAVGEVFNSIWDCKQLIEEQLIDYIRTTITHAGGISGMRRIADFASLYQVRTGSHGPSDLSPVCMAAALHFDLWVPNFGVQEYMGYSEQMLEVFPHNWTFDNGYMHPGDKPGLGIEFDEKLAAKYPYEPAYLPVARLEDGTLWNW